A region of Paenibacillus sp. 37 DNA encodes the following proteins:
- a CDS encoding helix-turn-helix transcriptional regulator → MKKSERMNQMLRFINQKQQFTLQDLMQEFQISKRTALRDIASLEELGAPIYVEYGRYGGYRLLQQMQLPPISFNTGELHALYFAMQALRSFSNLPFQVSFRTIHEKFMSALSDKQRQDIETIQHRVYFQHTEQIRDSAHLEFLLMAAVQNIVIQITYANQRRSTDQRSSSANTNIRTIQPIALYARKGYWYCQAYDLHKQAYRVFRCDRIISAETTEIEPLTHVKELYSQDAQSLWKPSEQAIPFQCLIDEAGMELFQQEHFPSMQIIEQMGHMYLVGSYEPHELDFIVRYLVSYGKSIKIIEPVILQKALRQYYLDLLDHV, encoded by the coding sequence ATGAAAAAATCAGAACGTATGAACCAGATGCTGCGCTTCATTAATCAAAAGCAACAGTTCACCCTGCAAGATCTCATGCAGGAGTTCCAGATCTCCAAACGAACCGCTTTAAGAGATATCGCTTCATTGGAAGAGTTAGGTGCGCCCATCTATGTCGAATATGGACGCTACGGCGGATATCGACTGCTGCAACAGATGCAGCTGCCTCCCATTTCGTTTAATACGGGGGAGCTTCATGCTCTTTATTTTGCGATGCAGGCTCTCCGCAGCTTCTCCAACTTACCCTTTCAAGTCTCTTTCCGTACCATTCATGAGAAATTTATGAGCGCGTTATCCGACAAGCAACGACAGGATATTGAGACCATCCAGCACCGGGTTTACTTCCAACATACCGAGCAGATCCGCGACAGTGCACATTTGGAGTTTCTGTTGATGGCTGCTGTGCAGAATATAGTGATCCAGATTACGTACGCTAATCAGCGTAGATCCACTGATCAAAGGTCATCTTCTGCAAACACCAATATCCGCACCATTCAACCCATCGCGCTCTATGCCAGGAAAGGCTATTGGTATTGCCAGGCCTATGATCTGCATAAACAAGCGTATCGTGTATTCCGCTGCGACCGTATCATTTCAGCCGAAACAACGGAGATTGAACCTTTAACTCATGTAAAGGAACTCTATTCACAGGATGCCCAATCTTTATGGAAACCATCGGAACAAGCAATTCCATTTCAATGCCTGATTGATGAAGCCGGGATGGAGCTATTCCAGCAAGAACATTTCCCATCTATGCAGATCATCGAGCAGATGGGACACATGTATCTTGTTGGTTCATATGAACCTCACGAACTTGATTTCATAGTGAGATATCTTGTGAGCTATGGTAAATCGATTAAGATTATAGAGCCCGTCATCTTACAGAAAGCATTAAGGCAGTACTATCTGGACTTGTTGGATCATGTATAA
- a CDS encoding VOC family protein has translation MNFEVIPFLSMNGDAAAAIAFYEEFLGAKVIFKKSYKEMKEMNPGFEYPVGQDEYITHSVLEIGVNKVMIAEEAMDTERAWQLGNSTSLCIQSKDKDTIDQLYHSLMQHEGVKVLVPYEQNEFSPGYGIVRDPFGIAIQLCVTVHDF, from the coding sequence ATGAATTTTGAAGTGATACCATTTTTGTCGATGAACGGTGATGCGGCAGCAGCCATTGCTTTTTATGAGGAGTTTCTGGGCGCCAAGGTGATATTCAAGAAAAGTTATAAAGAGATGAAGGAGATGAACCCGGGTTTTGAGTACCCTGTCGGTCAAGATGAGTATATTACACATTCGGTGCTGGAGATTGGGGTTAACAAAGTCATGATTGCGGAAGAAGCAATGGACACGGAGAGAGCATGGCAGCTGGGGAACAGCACGTCACTATGTATTCAATCCAAGGATAAAGATACAATCGATCAACTGTATCATTCTCTGATGCAACATGAGGGCGTGAAGGTACTGGTACCTTACGAGCAAAATGAATTCAGCCCAGGTTATGGCATTGTACGGGACCCATTTGGCATTGCGATTCAGTTATGTGTAACTGTGCATGATTTTTAA